The Vibrio rhizosphaerae genome contains the following window.
GTGAGTTGTCTGGGGCATTGTCATCCAGCTATGGTTGAAGCCTTAACGGAGCAAGCACAGAAACTTTGGCATTTGAGTAATGTGATGACGAATGAACCGGCATTGCGGTTGGCAAAAAAACTGACTGAGCTGAGTTTTGCCGAGAAAGTTTTTTTTGCCAACTCCGGGGCTGAAGCGAATGAAGCTGCATTGAAGCTGGCACGTCGTTGGGCTGCGGATAATTATGGTCCGGAAAAATCGGAAATCATCGCCTTTAAACAGGGCTTTCATGGCCGGACATTTTTTACCGTCACCGTTGGCGGACAATCGTCTTACTCAGATGGTTTTGGGCCGAAACCTTCGGATGTGGTTCACCTGCCTTATAATGACTTAGCTGCATTTAAAGCTCAGATTTCAGAGCGGACATGCGCGGTGATGATGGAGCCGCTACAGGGCGAAGGGGGCATTATTTCTCCGACAGCGGAATTCATTCAGGCAGTCAGAGCGCTGTGTGATGAACACAATGCATTATTAATTTTTGATGAAGTGCAGACAGGTAACGGTCGGACCGGTGATTTCTATGCCTATCAGGGGACGGGAGTGACACCGGATATTCTCAGTACGGCAAAATCGCTGGGTGGCGGATTTCCGATTGGTGCGATGCTGACGACGACAGCCATTGCATCTCACTTTAAGGTCGGGGTGCATGGCTCAACGTATGGGGGGAATCCACTGGCTTGTGCGGTTGCCGAAGCGGTCGTCAATATCACTTCTCAGCCTGAGGTTCTGCAAGGGGTCAAAGAAAAAGAGCAGCTGTTTCGTGAGGGATTGGAACGGATTAATGGCAAATATCCGATATTCAGTGAGATCCGGGGTAAAGGGTTATTACTCGGTGCTGAGTTGACAGAAGCTTGGCATGGCCGAGCGCGTGATATTCTACAGGCTGCGGGCAAAGCAGGACTACTCGTATTGGTTGCCGGACCGAATGTGGTTCGTTTCACGCCGTCTCTGGTGATTGAGGATGTCGATATTCAGGAAGGCCTGTCACGACTGGAAAAAGCCATCGCATCATTAACTTAGTTTAAAACTTAGTTTTAACTTTAGCTCAGGTTCGTCATGATCCTGAGCTATGCTTATAGTCAGACTGGTTTCATTTCGAACTCAGGTTTTCAGGGAGAGGTATCCATGCTTGTGGTTCGTCCCATAACAATGACTGACTATAATGCGCTCTACCATTGTGCGATAGAATCGGGTTATGGTTTTACCTCATTACCTGTCAATGAAGCGTTGTTGTCTCATCGCATTGAACATTCAGAAGCAAGTTTTGCAAAGTCGGACATTCAGTCACCGACTGATGAAAGTTATCTGATGGTTGGGGTCGATAGTGACAGTGGTCGGATTGCTGGTACGACCGCAATTGAAGCTTACGTCGGCTGGGATACCCCGTCTTACTCTTATCATATCAGTACCATTCTTCATTCTTCCCGACGTTTGGGCGTCAACAAAATCGTGAAATTACTGACACTGGGGAATAACTATACCGGGTGTTCTGAACTCTGTACTCTATTTCTTTTGCCTGAATTTCGCGCCGGTCTTAACGGACGCTTGATGTCAAAATGCCGCTTTCTGATGCTGGCGGAACACCGGGAACGCTTTGCTCAGACAATTATTGCTGAAATGAGAGGGGTGTCTGATGAGCAGGGGAATTCTCCGTTCTGGCAATGGTTGCAGGAACATTTTTTTTCGATCGATTTTTCTTTGGCTGATTATTTGACCGGCTCGGGCCATAAAGGCTTTATCGCTGAACTGATGCCCAAATTACCGATTTATATCAACCTGCTCAGCCCTGAAGCTCAAGCCGTGATAGGGCAGGTGCACGACAAGACCAAACCGGCTTTAAAATTGTTGGAAGAGGAAGGTTTCACCTGTCGTAATTATGTCGATATTTTTGATGCGGGCCCGACGGTTGAATGTGATTTACGCCATATTGAATCGGTGAGGCATTCTGTCTCTGCAACGGTGAAAG
Protein-coding sequences here:
- a CDS encoding aspartate aminotransferase family protein, with the protein product MATQNNVERAQFDEVMVPCYSPMEVIPVKGKGSRLWDQADHEYIDFAGGIAVSCLGHCHPAMVEALTEQAQKLWHLSNVMTNEPALRLAKKLTELSFAEKVFFANSGAEANEAALKLARRWAADNYGPEKSEIIAFKQGFHGRTFFTVTVGGQSSYSDGFGPKPSDVVHLPYNDLAAFKAQISERTCAVMMEPLQGEGGIISPTAEFIQAVRALCDEHNALLIFDEVQTGNGRTGDFYAYQGTGVTPDILSTAKSLGGGFPIGAMLTTTAIASHFKVGVHGSTYGGNPLACAVAEAVVNITSQPEVLQGVKEKEQLFREGLERINGKYPIFSEIRGKGLLLGAELTEAWHGRARDILQAAGKAGLLVLVAGPNVVRFTPSLVIEDVDIQEGLSRLEKAIASLT
- the astA gene encoding arginine N-succinyltransferase, giving the protein MLVVRPITMTDYNALYHCAIESGYGFTSLPVNEALLSHRIEHSEASFAKSDIQSPTDESYLMVGVDSDSGRIAGTTAIEAYVGWDTPSYSYHISTILHSSRRLGVNKIVKLLTLGNNYTGCSELCTLFLLPEFRAGLNGRLMSKCRFLMLAEHRERFAQTIIAEMRGVSDEQGNSPFWQWLQEHFFSIDFSLADYLTGSGHKGFIAELMPKLPIYINLLSPEAQAVIGQVHDKTKPALKLLEEEGFTCRNYVDIFDAGPTVECDLRHIESVRHSVSATVKVAQHQSQQKVILSNTSFEFFRATIAEVDFHPESETVIITPEVAQALLIQSGDRVRFLMIR